From the genome of Tissierellales bacterium:
TATAACAACTGAAAGTGGCAATAATTTAGGAAAAATTCCATCAATCATATCTTGAATAACTAAATTTACATTTCCATTTTGATAATTTAATATAGTAGATAAGTTTACATAACTAGCAGCAACACCGCCCATAACTGTAATTCCAAGTATTGAAAATGCTTCTTTTATCTTCGTTGCCTTTTCTCCTACTAGTAGCTCTACTGATTCAGCTCCCAATTGATATCCTTTGTGAAATAAGAAATAGCTGCCACCAAGTATAATCGCATTGTAGGCAATTATATAGAATAGAGGTCCTAATACACTTCCTCCTGCAGCAAGGCCCATACCAATACTTAGTAAAAGTGGTACAAGCATTCCCGGAATCATAGAGTCTCCAATACCTGCAAGTGGACCCATAAGACCTACTTTCATAGCATTTATAGTCTCTCCATCTACTTCCTCGCCATTAGCTTTTTTCTCTTCAAGCCCAACTGCGATTCCATTTACTATAGCTCCTAATTGAGGTTCAGTGTTATAAAATGCAGAGTGTCTCTTAAGAGCTTCTCTTTGCTTATCTGGATCGTTTGCATACAATTTTTTTATCGCAGGTACCATTGACCAGCAGAATCCAAATGATTCCAAAAATTCAAAACTCATAGATGTCAAATTGTGCATCATCCACGATCTCCAGCATTTGTTTAAATCTTTTTTAGTTAATTTTACTTCTGACATTTAAAACACCTCCTCTTGTGATGGTGTGTACTTA
Proteins encoded in this window:
- a CDS encoding PTS system mannose/fructose/sorbose family transporter subunit IID, with translation MSEVKLTKKDLNKCWRSWMMHNLTSMSFEFLESFGFCWSMVPAIKKLYANDPDKQREALKRHSAFYNTEPQLGAIVNGIAVGLEEKKANGEEVDGETINAMKVGLMGPLAGIGDSMIPGMLVPLLLSIGMGLAAGGSVLGPLFYIIAYNAIILGGSYFLFHKGYQLGAESVELLVGEKATKIKEAFSILGITVMGGVAASYVNLSTILNYQNGNVNLVIQDMIDGIFPKLLPLSVVIISWFLMSKKNVSPTKLMMLLLGVAVVGSVLGVF